Proteins found in one Serinicoccus marinus DSM 15273 genomic segment:
- a CDS encoding type II toxin-antitoxin system PemK/MazF family toxin: MRRGELWTVAGGVYASKPRPALIVQDDLFEGTASVTVAPLTTTLVDAPLLRVRVAADDFTGLQHDSQVMIDKVTTVRRENVGTRIGRLAPESLVEVERALMAFLGLAR, translated from the coding sequence GTGAGGCGCGGCGAGCTGTGGACCGTCGCCGGGGGTGTCTACGCCTCCAAGCCGAGGCCCGCACTGATCGTGCAGGACGACCTCTTCGAGGGCACTGCCTCGGTGACCGTGGCGCCCCTGACGACGACGCTGGTAGATGCCCCTCTGCTTCGCGTACGCGTCGCCGCCGATGATTTCACCGGCCTGCAGCACGACAGCCAGGTCATGATCGACAAGGTCACCACAGTCCGCCGCGAGAACGTCGGTACCCGCATTGGCCGCCTGGCGCCCGAAAGTCTCGTGGAGGTCGAACGCGCCCTCATGGCTTTTCTCGGCCTGGCTAGGTAG
- a CDS encoding antitoxin MazE-like protein, whose product MTVKHRVSEYRRRMRARGLRPVQIWVPDVRSERFAQEAERQAALVARADKQSDDQEFVEAVTAPWDEE is encoded by the coding sequence ATGACGGTGAAGCATCGAGTCAGCGAGTACCGGCGCAGGATGCGCGCACGCGGACTTCGACCCGTGCAGATCTGGGTGCCGGACGTGCGTAGCGAGCGCTTCGCACAGGAGGCCGAACGTCAGGCGGCCCTGGTCGCCAGGGCGGACAAGCAGTCCGATGACCAGGAGTTCGTCGAAGCCGTCACCGCCCCCTGGGACGAGGAGTGA